The following nucleotide sequence is from Candidatus Flexicrinis affinis.
TTGCCTTGCGCCGCGCCACCGCGAATGATCGTACCGAGTCCGTGCGCCGCTGCCTTGGTGAGCCAACTGCCGTAGTGCATCTCGTAGGCGGAGTACGGAAGCTGTACGGTGTCGAACGCATCGAAGTGAGGTGCGAACGCCGTCATTTGTGGCTCGGTAACGGACAATCCTATGAAACGCGCCTTGCCCGCAGCACGTGCGTCTTCAAGGGGCCGGACAAGATCGTAACGCACGAAATCGTCATACGTCGGTGTGTGGAGCTGCAGCAGGTCGACACGATCGGTGCGCAGACGGCGCAGGCTTTCGTCAATCGAGTCGCGCAGAAAGTCGGGCGACCAGTTGCGGGGCGTATCGTCCCAACTGCCCATGTCCTTAAGCTGACATCCGAATTTCGTGGCGATTAGATACTCGTCGCGCCGGTGGCCGATAAATCGCCCGATGAACTCCTCGCTCCGCCCGTAGATGCTGGCCGTGTCGATGAAGTTGATGCCGGCGTCCAAGACGGCGTTAAGTATCCGCTCTGCCTGCTCGTCGGAGACTGGACGCCCGTTCCAGATTCGCGGGGTCGCGCGAAGCTGACCGGCACCGTACCCGAGCACGGTCACTTGGAGCCCTGTACGGCCAAGCTGACGCGTGTTCATACCGTCACACCCAACGACACGGCGAGCGCGCTCAACTCAGCCCATGTCGCGTCAGGCACTGGAATTCCAGTCACGGCACGCTCAAGCGCTGCTATCGATTCCGGCTCGCCCGGCAGCAGCACGCGCTCGACACCATCCAGCGGCGTCGACCCACGAATCCTGTCCAGCAAGGTGCGAACCTCGTCGTCGAACTCGTCACGGTCAACGAAGTACGCAACATCGAGCGCAAGAATCAGCGTGGGATTGCCCGGCCGATAGTTGGGCGATGAGGCGGGCGTAAACCCGGCCAACAGCGTCGGGATGATCTCCAGCATCAGCGCCAATCCGCCGCCCTTGTGCAATCCAAACGGCAGCAGCACACCATCGTTGTAGAAGTCGTTCGGATCGGTGGTCGGACTTCCGTCATGAGTGATCAGCATGCCCGGCGGAACACGTTCGCCTTTGTCGCGCGCAAGCTGAACCTTGCCAATGGCGATGCCGGACGTGGCGAAATCTAGCACCAGCGGCGCACGCCCCGTGGTCGTTGGCACTGCCCATGCCATCGGATTCGTGCCGAACATACGCTGCCTGCTGCCGAACGGCGCAACCGAACCGCCGGCGGACGCGCCGCTAGCCAACACAATGCCGATCAGGCCCTGTGCGGCGATGCGTTCGGCGTACTCACCCGCGCGGCCAATGTGATTGACCCGGCGTAAGGCTACGGCGGCCATGCCGTACTCGGCGGCACGGTCCGCGGCAAGGTCGGCCCCAAACGATGCCGTGATCTGACCAAATGCCCATCCTCCGTCGACACGCGCAAGCGCGCCGCGTGTCGACTCGATCGTGGGACGGGCGGACGCGACGAGCGAGCCATCGCGGATCTTGCCGACGTACTTCATCAACTGCTGCACGCCGTGAGAGTCGTGACCGCGCAGGTTCGTTGTGACCAGCGAGGCCGCCACCGCGGACGCGATGTCCTCAGGCGCACCCGCTGCCATGAGCAGTCGGGTGGTGAAATCCCTCAGTTCGTCAGCGGCGAAAACCGGCATCAGTCCAGCTCCACGACGCGACCCGTGTCCCACGACTCCATGACAGCGCGGGCGACTCGAAGCGCTGCAATGCCTTCCGCAGCGCCAACCAGCGGCGTTCCACCTTCACGGACGCATCGGGCGAAGTCTTCCAGTTCGTCGGTCAGCGCCGTCGTAAAGGGATGCGGACCGGTGACTTCAAGCGGCCTGATCGTGGGTCCGTCTACCTTCGCCTGGGCCGGTGGAACGACCTCTTCCCACAGCAGTTCCTGCCCAAATCGCTTGAAGTGGAGGGCGCCTTTCGTGCCGAACAATACGAGCTGACTAACGTAAGCCGAAATCTGGTGTGTGCTGTAGGTAACGAGCGTGCCATCCTCCATTTCGAGGATTGCCGACGCGGCATCCGGCACGGTTGCAGGCGCTGCCCGGCGCGTATACGCGCCGAAAACCCGCCGGACGGGCCCAAAGAAGTAGGCCAACAGGTCGAAATAGTGAACGGCGAGCTGATCGAGCGGCCCGCCCGGCGCTTTGTCGGCATCCATGTACCAGCTGTCCGGGTCGCGGTTGTTGAGCAGAGGCGCGCCGTGCATCGCCGCGGCCAGAGCCACGCGACCCAGCGTCCCGTCGTCGATCATCTGCTTAACCATGTGTGCGGCGCCGGTACGTCGTCCCTGCATGCCGACCGCAAGGACCAACCCGCGCCGAGTGGCTTCCGACTGCATTTCCCGAGCTTGTGCCACCGTATTTGCGATCGGCTTCTCGACCAGCACGTGTTTGCCGGCACTCAGCGCCGCCATCGTCTGGTCATAGTGCAAGAAGTTGGGCGTGGGCAGGAGGACCGCCTCAGTCGACGGATCGCCCAGAATGTCATCATAACTGGCGTACACGCAACCGCCGTACTGTTCGACAATAGCGTGCGCGTTCGCGAAATCGCGACTCGTGACGCCGGCGAACTTCAGGATGGGCGAGGCCGCTGCCGCGTTCAGCAGCGTTCGTCCCCAACGGGAGGGAGAGACGATGGCAAATCGTACTGGAGAAGAAAGAGTCGTCATGATGTTTATTTGACACATATCCTACAAGTGGATAACATCAGCATACCTTAGTGGCTAGCGTCCTGTCAAAAACTGGCGACCGGGCCCCGCTCTTGGAGAGACCCCTTGTGCGCGAAACCAATCATCCCACTTAAGCGCCCGCCCCTGCTCTACCGCGAAGTACAGGATGCGATCCGTGAGTACATCCTGCAGAATCGGCTGCAGCCCGGCGACGCGCTTCCCGCTGAGGGCGACCTCGCACGGCAACTCGGCGTAAGCCGGAATTCGGTGCGCGAAGCGGTGCGCTCGCTCGAGTCGCTCGGCGTCATTGAGACCAAGCGCGGAAGCGGCCTGTTTGTCTCGAGCTTCTCGTTCGATCCGATCCTCGACAACTTGCAATACAGCCTGCTCTCAAATCTGACCGAGCTCTCCGAGCTGCTGCAGGTCCGGCGGGTTCTCGAAGTCGGTATGATCGAAACAGCCATGATCGCAATGACGCCTGAGCGGATCGAAGCGATCGCCGAAACGGTCGACGCGATGGGTGAGCGTGCGGCGAAAGGCCTGCCGTTCGTCAAAGAGGATCGAGCGTTCCACCGTTTGCTCTTCGAGCACGTCGGCAACAGTGTGCTGGTTCGCCTGCTCGACATCTTCTGGCAGGGGTTCAACAAGGCCTCGCAGTACGCGGATATCGCAGACGACGAACCCATCTGGACTCACGGCGCGCATCAAGCGATCGTCGACGCCATCGTGGACAACGATGCCGAGCGTGCACGAGTCGCGCTTGCAGAGCACTATGCCGGACTTGCACGTCGTATCCAGCGGGCTTCCCAGAGACGGAGCACAGAATGACTGGCAAGTTCACGGGTATCATCCCGCCTGTGATCTCGCCGCTGACTCCCGCAGGAGAAATCGACGTGGCCGGCCTTGAGAGTCATGTTCACCGGCTCATTGACGGCGGCGTCCACGGTCTGTTTGTGCTTGGCAGCAGCGGCGAAGGTCCACTGCTCACAAGTTCGCTTGCCAAAACTCTGATCCGGCGCACCGTTGAGGCTGTGGATGGGCAGATTCCTGTGATCGCAGGTGCTTTGGAGCCTTCCACGGTTCGCACGATCGAGGCGATCGAACTGGCCGCCGAATGCGGGGCCGACGCAGTGGTGATCACGACCCCCTACTACGTCGAGACCGACGACGCTGGTCTGCGTGCACACGTCCGCGAAGCCGCGGAGCGTTCCCCACTGCCGGTCGTGCTCTACAACATCCCCAGCAAGACGCACCACAACATGACGCCATCGATCGTGGCCGATGTCATCGATCTGGAGAATATCGTCGGCATAAAGGACAGTCACGGGGATTGGCCGCAGTTCGAACAGCTTCTCGCCCTACGCGGGCCGGACTTCGTTGTACTTCAAGGCGCGGAACGCTACGCGGCGCAATCGCTGCTTGCGGGTGCGGACGGGCTTGTACCCGGATTGAGCAACGTCGCTCCGCGCCTGTTCGCCGAGATGTTCGACGCGGCGCAGGCAGGCGACCGCGAACGCTTGCTCGCACTCCAGTCGGATGCCGACGCCTTGGGAACGCTTCATACATACGGTCACTGGCTTGCGTGCTTGAAGTACGCCGTTTCACTTGTTGGCCCGACGCAGCCACATACCTTCGCCCGGGTTGTGCCCCTTTCTGATGCGGCACGTGCGACCATCGAGTCACTGGTAAGACGGCAGCAAGGAGGTCCAGAATGAAATAACCCCGCTCCGAACATCATTCCTCCAAAAGATCCTCAAAGGAGTCAGACATGAAGCCCGTATCCGCCCGTTCATTGTTGTTCGTCTTGCTGATCGTCAGTTTGTTCACCATTTCCCTCGGAACCGTCGCCCAAGAAGGCACCAGCATTCGCGTTTTTGCGAACGACCGGCCTGACCCGACGTTTATCGCCCACGGCGCCATCACCGGCACCAACGAAGCACTGTTCAACGCCTTGCACTGCTCATTGGTCAATCTCGATGAGAACTATTCGATCCAGCCCGACCTAGCCGCTAGCTTTACGCTCAGCGAGGACGAGACAACATACACGTTTGCGCTGAACCCGGACGCCAAGTGGCACGACGGAACGCCCGTGACCGCCGCGGATGTCGAGTTTACTTGGGTGGCTTACGCGACTCCCGAGGCCATTACCGGATCGCGCATCCGGCCGTTGGTCATGACTTCGATTGTGGGCGGCGCAGATGTCGTCGCGTCTGCAGCGGAAGCACCATCATACGCCGATACGACCAAGTATGCCGGAATCGAGATTGTTGATGACCACACCATCACGTTCACGCTCACTGGACCCAACCCGCTGTGGCTAATCACTTCCAGCCAAAGCCCGAACGGGTACATCCTGCCCAAGCACATCCTCGCCGATATCCCGTATGCCGACTGGAAGACCCAGCCGATCTACGGTGCGGCGCCGCTAGGCTGCGGTCCGTTCCAGTTCGTGCAGCAGATCGAGGGTCAGTTTGTCGAGCTAGGGGCGTTTGCCGATTATCACCTCGGCGCGCCCGAGATCGACCGCGTGTTCTTCATGAACTGGCTGACTCAGGATGTCGGCATCGCGCAGATCGAGTCCGGTGAGCTGGACGTCATGCTCGGCCTGACGCCGACCGATGCCGATCGCCTCTCGCGCGAGACCGATGCGCAGATCCTGACCACGCCGTCAGCGGCAGCCTACCAGCTTTCGATCAACACGTTCCGCATCACCGATCCGCGGGTACGTCTCGCGATGGCCTACGCTCTTGACCGCGAAGCGATCTTGGATGCGATCTTCCTCGGTCAGGGACGGGTTCAGGAGTGCTGCTTCCTGAACGATTGGGCCATCCCCGAAGGTCAGACGCCGTATCCGTACGACCCGGACATGGCCCGTCAGCTGTTGGCTGATGCGGGATGGGACAGTAATCGAGAGTTGAGCGTCCTGTTCCCGACGGCTTACCGCTTGTCCGATTCCCTGCTGCCGATTGTGCAGCAGCAGCTCGCTGAAGTGGGTATTCGGACGATCATCGACCCGCAGGAGCAGACCGCGTTCCGCGAGAAGCTCATCACCAATCAGGATTGGGACATCTTCTTCAATCAGGGCGCGAACATGCTGCCCGATCCCGGCAGCTTCACGGTTTGGGAATGTCCCACGGGCGGCAAGCCGCAGTCCGGTTGGTTCTACTGCGACGACAAGATGGCGGACCAGTACGTGATCGGAAGGACGACGGCAGATTTCGCCACGCGGCAGGCTGCCTATCAGGCGATCCAGACGATATTCTACGAAGAGATGCCGACCGTGAACATTGCCGTGCCGTATACGATCTTCGCCGTACAGCAGCGCGTTCAGGGGCTGACGCCGACTGCCAACCGCGCTGCCTCGACGTGGAACATTTACGACTGGACGGTGACGGAATAAGCATCCCGGAGCGTGCTGTTAGCCTGCGAGCCGACTGCACGTGAATCAGGGTACATCTTACCTTGCGAGCTGGCTTCTAGATGAGGCCAGCTCGCAGGGCCTCTATCTGCTGCCGTACGACGAGTGCGGGAAACCCCGTCCCTTGAGGTTGACTGCGAGACAGTAATGCGACAGTACTTCACACGTCGGATTCTACAATCAATCCCTACGCTCCTGCTGCTGACGGTCGTCACGTTCGGATTCATTCAGGCGGCGCCGGGGGATTACGTAGATGCCATGATCGATCCGGCGACATTGACCGAAAACAGCGCCGAAGTTCTGGCGAGGCAGCGCGCCACCTTAGGCCTCGACCAACCGATCGTCATCCAGTACGTGCGCTGGGTCGGGGAATTGGCGCGCGGGAATCTCGGGTTCTCGTTTGTCCATAAGCGCCCCGTTCTGAGCATGATCGGCGAACGCCTGTGGGCAACCGTACAACTCGGCGGGCTGGCGATCCTCGTCGCCGTCGTCATCGGCGTCAGCGCTGGCATTGTGAGTGGAATGCGACCGTATACGCCATTCGACTATGTGGTATCGGTCATCAGCTACGGTGCCTGGTCGTTTCCCAATTTCTACCTCGGCATGATTCTAATCTACATCTTTGCGGTCGAGCTGAAGGTACTACCTTCGGCGGGCATGCTTACTCCGGGCGTCGATAGCTTTGGCGACCGGCTGAAGCATTTGATCCTCCCCGTCACCGCGCTGAGTGTCCAGTTCATCGGGCTGTTTGCACGCCAAACCCGTTCGGCCGTGCTCGAGGTCCGCGCAGAGGACTTCGTCACAACTGCCCGCGCCAAGGGCCTACGGCCACGGCGCGTGACACTTCGCCATATCGTGCCCAATGCGTTGATTCCGGTGGTCACCGTTATCGGCTTGTCGCTCCCGATTGTGATCACGGGTGCGATCGTCACCGAAATGGTCTTCGGATGGTCAGGCATGGGCACCATGATGATCAACGCCATAACGGGCCGCGACTATCCCGTCGTCATGGGAACGGTTCTCGTCATAGGAATAGTGGTACTGCTCGTCAATTTCGTTGTGGACGTCACGTATGCAATCATCGACCCGCGCATCCGCTACCAGTAGCACGGGCCCAGCGCTCCCCCGTTCGCTAGCCAGCGGCGATCGCGACCTGCCGCGCAATCGTGCGCTCCGCAAGTTCGTTCGAAACCGAATGGCAGCGTTCGGCCTCGTCGTGTTCGCGGCGATCGTAATCGTCGCCGTAGCCGCGCCGCTGTTCAGCGATCAGACCCCATATCGCACGGACCTCCGCGCAGTACGTCAGGCGCCTAGCGAAGCGCACATTCTGGGCACCGACATTGCCGGACGCGATATCTTTACGCGTGTTATCTACGGCGCGCGAATCTCGTTGACTGTTGGCATCGGTACCGTTGCCGTTTACGGAATTCTCGGGGTGATCTTCGGGCTTGTATCGGGTTTCTATGGGGGTTGGATCGACGCCGTCGTTATGCGGGTCTGCGACACGCTGATGTCCGTGCCCACGCTGCTGGTGGTCCTCATGCTCGTCACCATTACGGAGCCAAGCCTCACGAACATCATCATCGCTATCGCGATCAGCCGCTGGCCCGGCGTAACGCGTCTCGTACGCGGACAGGTATTGGTGGCCAAGCAGTTCGAGTACGTCACAGCCGCACGCGCGCTGGGAGCATCAGGCGCGCGCATCATGACGCGGCACTTGCTGCCGAACATCCTCGCGCCGGTGATCGTCTCTGCAAGCTTTGGAATGGCGTCCGCCATCCTCGCCGAAGCGTCGCTGAGCTTCCTTGGCGTCGGCATCCGGCCGCCGGAACCAAGCTGGGGAACGATGCTCAACGAGGCGCGTGCCCTCAGCGTATTGGCTGAGATGCCCTGGTTCTGGATTCCGCCGGGGATCATGACCGCTGTCACGGTATTGTGTATCAACTTTGTTGGCGATGGATTGCGCGACGCGCTTGATCCACGTATGAAGGAGATCTAGTGTGATTCTCGTGCCCTCAACGCCGGAGTATCCGCGTAATGACGAAGCCAGCGCGGTGCTCCTTGCAGACGGGGGAATGCTCGTGGTGTGGTCGCGCTTCAAACACCTTAACCGTGGTTCCAACGGTTCGCGTGCGTACGACCCGGTCACCGGCCTGCCCGGCACTGCCCTCAACAGCGACAACGCTTCCTCGGACATCGCTGCAATTGAAACACACGACGGCGGTCATACGTGGTCACCACCGCGCACGTTGATAACGAACACCGCTGGCCTCAACGTCATGAATCCCGGCCTGGCTCGCCTCAGTAATGGGAACCTCGGACTCCTGTACAACTTTCGCGAGTCCACAATTTCCGCGTGCCGCCTGTATCGGACCTCGTCCGACGAGGGCCATACATGGTCTGAGCCGGTTGCGTTGACATCGGAGGGCTATCAAACAGGATGCAACGACCGTCTCACGGTATTGTCCAGCGGACGCCTGCTAACCGCGCTCCACGTCACCGATGATTGGCATTCGCATCATCTATTCACCCGCGTCGCGCGTTCCGACGACCACGGACAGACCTGGTCCTTCAGCGATTCCATCGAGCTACCACCCGTGTCCAGCTCGGGTGAGTCGGGGGCTTGGGAAGGCGATCTGGTCGAACGGGCAGACGGATCGGTGCTGCTGGTGCTGCGGACGGCCATGGGCACATTGTTTCGCGCCGAGTCGCACGACAGCGGTGCGACGTGGACCGAGTTGCGTTCGCTGGAAGTCGTGTCCCCCGTCGCACCTGCCGTGATCCGCCGGATTCCCGGGAGTGATCGACTGCTGCTGATATGGAACTGGAATTACAACGTCCACCAAGCGATGGCTGGGACGAGATGTCCGCTTGCCTACGCGGTAAGCGACGATCACGGAGCATCGTGGCCTCATCTCCAGCGGCACACACTCGAAGATGATCCTGAGTTCACGTGGGCCTATCCCAGCTGTACGTTTGTCGGCGGCGAGGCGTGGATCACTTACTACGAGTCCCGCGCTGACGATCCGTTCGGTCCGCGGTCGCTGAAACTCCGTCGGCTTCCGGTGGACTCGCTATTGGAGGGGTCGTGATGCGCGAAAACCGGGTTCGCCAAAGACTGCTTGCCGGTCAACCCGCATTTGGGATTAATCTCCAGATTGATTCCCCGTGGCTGGTCGAAATGATCGGGCAGGCCGGATTCGATTATGTCATGCTGGATATGGAGCACGGGTTTGCGCGCATGAACCTCCCGGTGCTAATTCTGGCCGCCGATGCGGTTGGGATCACACCGATTGTCCGTGTGGCGGACCACAACCGCGCAGACCTACTCAATGCCCTCGAGTTCGGGGCCGGTGGAGTTCAAGTTGCGATGGTCGATACGCCAGAACAGGCACGCGAACTAGTACGGCAAGCCAAGTATGCGCCCATTGGCGAGCGCGGTTTTTCGTCCGTTACGCGCGCCGCCGACTATGGCCGGGAATCACTCGCCAGCTTCGCCAGCAAGGCGAACGACGAATCACTGCTGATCCTCCAACTCGAGACTCGGCGCGCGCTTGACAATGCGGCGGCAATCGCCGCCATTGACGGCGTCGATATGGTGTTCTTCGGCCCGGGCGATCTGTCTCAATCGCTGGGTCTGTTCGGGCAGGAAGCTTCCAGCGCAGTACGCGACGCCATTGTGGAGGCGATCGGAAGCTTAGGGAGTCGAGTGCACGTGTCGACCAGTGCATTCAGTGCCGACGACGTGGCGTTCTGGAGGCAGCACGGCGTAAACACCTTCCTCACATCGAGCATTACCCCCTTACGCCGCGCGCTGGACAGCATTCGGCAGGAGCTTGACAACGGTGCCGGTTGAAGCCGGGCGCGCGCCGGGGCGCTAGCGTCACCCGCGGCAGTACTGTCTCACGGCGTCGGCAAGCAGCGCATTGTCGAACGACCCGCGCGCAAGTACCGGCGTATTCCCCCGGCTCCGGCAGGCGGGTTCGGTCTGGGTTAGGTCCAAAGCGATGAGCAGGCTCACCACTGGCGCGGCGAACGACGTACCCGCCCGGTACTGTCCATCCTCGAAGTGAAACCACGCGCCGGGAACGCTGATGTCGCCGTTGTTGCTGTGCAACCAGAAGCGCAAGTCCTCTCCTTCGTTGGCGCTGACGCTAACCACTTCCGGCCAACGCGCCGGATAGAACGGCTGGCGCTGCTTGAAGTTGCCCGACGACGCGACCGGCACAACGATCACGTCTCGAAAGTCGCGCAAGTAGTCGCGGAGTGGGTCGGCTTGAAGCGCGGTGTTGTTGAACAGCCGCAGTACGGACAAGTCGCGACTGCGGAAAGCCGGGACGTCACGCGCCGGAGTCGGCGGGATCTCGCTGCCCTCCGGCCGGTTGGACCGTGACTGAAGCGATTGGCTGCCCCGAGGCGACTCTTGTTCGAGGCTCGTCAGACCGGTTTCGTCGATGTAGCCGACGCGCGCATCTTTGAGGATAGAGCGAACATAATCGGGATCGCCGCCGACGTGTTCAACGAGGGAGAGCCGGGTATTGCCCTGACGCGCATCGGCAAAGTCGGCAAAGTCGAAACCCATTTCCCGATCCGCACAGGGGATGAAGATAAAGCTCATGTTGAGGACAAAGCGGCCGATTCCTCGGGCGCTGAGGTCATCGATCGCGGTCCGGAGTTCCGGTAGGATCAAGTCGGAGCGATAACCCGCCTCGTCGGCGATGTTGACCTGTTGGAGCGTGATGAGTCCGGCAGAGTCCGGCACGAGCTGACCGACAAGCTGCTGGAAGACCTCCCAAACGAGCCAGCCGTGCGAGGCCGGGAGATCGCCAGTGCCGTCGGAGGAAAAATCGTCGATCACCAAGATCGCGACCTGTTCGGCCCCGGGTTCGGCATATTGCAGAGTCTCGATGATCCACTCCGGGCTGGCATCCAAACCTTCGGCGACTATGTCCTCACCCTCAGGCGTAAAGCCTGCTTCACTAGTTTCGCCCTCAGCGCCAGCGGTCCCGCTGAAGGCCTGCCCGAGTACTTGATCAGGCGTCAGGGTGCAGTTGCCGGCGGAGGTGCTGCGGCCCTGCGCGCCAGCCACAGTCAGACTGAAGAAGCAGGCGCAGAGCGTACACATCAGGCAGAAGAGGGTTCTCTTTGACGGGGCCAACATAAGCGCGTCTCCTGACTGGCTAGAGGCTGCTGCTTGCTCAATTGCCACGATAGCCGTTGTCGGACATGAATTGTAGCAGATCATCGGCCTGGGCTTTCGCCTTGACCCCCTGCCAAAGCTCGAGCGCCCGGTCAAACGCGTCCTGCGCCCGACTGCGGTCATTCAAGCGGTGATAATCTTCGCCGATCGAACGCAGTACACCGGCCTCCCAATAGTGATTGCCTTGTTCGACCGCGAGCTGTAAGGCCTCGTGATGGGTCGCCAATGCCCGCTCCAGCTGACCGAGCTCATGCTCACATGAGCCGCGATTAAGGAGCGACCAGAACTGAATATCGGACAAGCCGAGTCCGGCGGCGATGCGGGCGGCCTCGTCAGAGAGGTCGCGGCCACGCTCGTAATCGGGGATGGGTTGGTTGATGAACTGGTAGCCGCGATGGTGCAGCACGAAGCCGAGGGCAAAGTCATCGGCGATTTCACGGGCAATGGTCTCAGCGTGTTCATAGTAGCTGTCGGCATCGGCGTCATGTTGACTGAAGCGTACTTTGCCGACGACGGCCAACAGGATCGCCTCACGCCGGCGGTCGCCCAATTGCTGTGCGAGTCCCAGCGCCGCGGTGTAGGCTTCCAGCGCACGCTGACTGTCGCCGACAAAGTCGGCGTAGGCATTGCCCAGCTTGCTCAATAGATAGTGGGCGGTCTCGAGGTCGGCTCTAGCCTTGGCCGCGCCGACAGCACTGTGGATGAGCTTCAAAGCGAGTGCTGTGTATCCGCGCGCGGCGAAGTACGGCCCGTCTACGGTCAGCGTCCGCATGACATCGATAAAGAGATCGTCGCGCTGGGTGTCGCTGGCCGCCTCAGCCGCCTCTAGGATGTTGCTTTGTTCGACATCGAGCGCGTCGAGATCGTCTTTGTAGGTCACGGCGTAGTCGCGGCACGCCTCGATAACGGCCAGCGCGCCGGATCCGCGGTTCAGGAACAGGTTTCTGGCGTAGCTATAGGCAAGATCATGGACGCGGAAGTAGGTCACACGATTCAGAGTTCGTTTACTGACCAGACCGCGCAGGTCAAGCTGGCCGAGTGTATCGCTGACAGCATTCGGGTCGAGATTCATTACCCGCCCTAGGAGCTCGGGCGTAGAGCTCGGTTCGAACAACCCGCCCAAGCCGACAAACACGTCGAACAAGGGCTTGGACAGGGCGTCCACGCTGGCATCGAGAAGGGATTTGATGCCCGTACGCCCAAGTTCGCCGAAGTTGGCTGGCATGCTAAGGTCATGCGGCGCCGCTTCGATGCGGCGCAGGAGTTCGGTCGGAGAAAGTTGGTAGACCTTGAGCGATTTGCTTGCGATCTCCAGCGCAAAACTGTGATGACCGAGCACGTCGCACAGGCGGACGGCGTCGGGGTCGGCGCTGAAATCGCGCCCGCGGACGTGGAGGCCCAGCAGCTCAAGCGCCTGTTCGGGCTTCAACTCGCCGACTTCGACAATCTCATCCAGCGGAAAGCGGTGGCGGGAAGTCACCAGCAGCGGCGTGCTGCGGGGCATGGCCTTGACCATCCGTGCGAGGGCCGCCCCGTTCCAGATATCGTCCAGTACCAGCAGCACCTTCGCATCGGCCAGAACACGGCGGACCACTTGAAGGCGTTCGTCGCCGCTTGCGCTGGCGATGGCTTGCTGAACCCCGAAAGCACGGCCTATGGCTTCAAAGAGCATGTCAGCGTCGACAGAACCGGCCTTAAGCCAGAGGACCGGGCCCTTGCCATCGGCGACATGCTGAGCGGCTACGGTGGCTGCCAGCGCCGACTTGCCCATGCCACCGAATCCGCGCAACAGCACATGACTCTTCTCGTCG
It contains:
- a CDS encoding S8/S53 family peptidase: MLAPSKRTLFCLMCTLCACFFSLTVAGAQGRSTSAGNCTLTPDQVLGQAFSGTAGAEGETSEAGFTPEGEDIVAEGLDASPEWIIETLQYAEPGAEQVAILVIDDFSSDGTGDLPASHGWLVWEVFQQLVGQLVPDSAGLITLQQVNIADEAGYRSDLILPELRTAIDDLSARGIGRFVLNMSFIFIPCADREMGFDFADFADARQGNTRLSLVEHVGGDPDYVRSILKDARVGYIDETGLTSLEQESPRGSQSLQSRSNRPEGSEIPPTPARDVPAFRSRDLSVLRLFNNTALQADPLRDYLRDFRDVIVVPVASSGNFKQRQPFYPARWPEVVSVSANEGEDLRFWLHSNNGDISVPGAWFHFEDGQYRAGTSFAAPVVSLLIALDLTQTEPACRSRGNTPVLARGSFDNALLADAVRQYCRG
- a CDS encoding tetratricopeptide repeat protein, which produces MATELFIFISSKMRELAPERKALQDLLPELDRDTFRLRTWAFEQNAPASNKSIRDVYLEALQNSALYVGLFWNEYGEWTIDEFEQATALGIERHLYVKNMNPDERDPRLQAFLDRHSDVRFGITPRWFTDVEDLKQQFTRSVDQWLIDRQIAYHSATNAVLAQSPDDVPEQPRKLIGRDDLVAEVAGLLDEKSHVLLRGFGGMGKSALAATVAAQHVADGKGPVLWLKAGSVDADMLFEAIGRAFGVQQAIASASGDERLQVVRRVLADAKVLLVLDDIWNGAALARMVKAMPRSTPLLVTSRHRFPLDEIVEVGELKPEQALELLGLHVRGRDFSADPDAVRLCDVLGHHSFALEIASKSLKVYQLSPTELLRRIEAAPHDLSMPANFGELGRTGIKSLLDASVDALSKPLFDVFVGLGGLFEPSSTPELLGRVMNLDPNAVSDTLGQLDLRGLVSKRTLNRVTYFRVHDLAYSYARNLFLNRGSGALAVIEACRDYAVTYKDDLDALDVEQSNILEAAEAASDTQRDDLFIDVMRTLTVDGPYFAARGYTALALKLIHSAVGAAKARADLETAHYLLSKLGNAYADFVGDSQRALEAYTAALGLAQQLGDRRREAILLAVVGKVRFSQHDADADSYYEHAETIAREIADDFALGFVLHHRGYQFINQPIPDYERGRDLSDEAARIAAGLGLSDIQFWSLLNRGSCEHELGQLERALATHHEALQLAVEQGNHYWEAGVLRSIGEDYHRLNDRSRAQDAFDRALELWQGVKAKAQADDLLQFMSDNGYRGN
- a CDS encoding ABC transporter permease; the protein is MAAFGLVVFAAIVIVAVAAPLFSDQTPYRTDLRAVRQAPSEAHILGTDIAGRDIFTRVIYGARISLTVGIGTVAVYGILGVIFGLVSGFYGGWIDAVVMRVCDTLMSVPTLLVVLMLVTITEPSLTNIIIAIAISRWPGVTRLVRGQVLVAKQFEYVTAARALGASGARIMTRHLLPNILAPVIVSASFGMASAILAEASLSFLGVGIRPPEPSWGTMLNEARALSVLAEMPWFWIPPGIMTAVTVLCINFVGDGLRDALDPRMKEI
- a CDS encoding exo-alpha-sialidase translates to MILVPSTPEYPRNDEASAVLLADGGMLVVWSRFKHLNRGSNGSRAYDPVTGLPGTALNSDNASSDIAAIETHDGGHTWSPPRTLITNTAGLNVMNPGLARLSNGNLGLLYNFRESTISACRLYRTSSDEGHTWSEPVALTSEGYQTGCNDRLTVLSSGRLLTALHVTDDWHSHHLFTRVARSDDHGQTWSFSDSIELPPVSSSGESGAWEGDLVERADGSVLLVLRTAMGTLFRAESHDSGATWTELRSLEVVSPVAPAVIRRIPGSDRLLLIWNWNYNVHQAMAGTRCPLAYAVSDDHGASWPHLQRHTLEDDPEFTWAYPSCTFVGGEAWITYYESRADDPFGPRSLKLRRLPVDSLLEGS